In a genomic window of Rhinoderma darwinii isolate aRhiDar2 chromosome 10, aRhiDar2.hap1, whole genome shotgun sequence:
- the LOC142662569 gene encoding taste receptor type 1 member 2-like, producing the protein MRFALEEINNSSNLLPNINLGYNIFDACYVYNNIQPALNFMSRDYIIDPANSFTQYIPNVISVIGPDTSDAAETTADLFNLLLLPQINIFATSKKMSELSLPSCFQTIPSSRVQQQAIRDILNYFNWTWIAVLGSLDLYGFEGVQQFLEFTEDTNICIAYKGFIPIKVLGKEVEWENDIHNIVSNITLTNVNVVLVFSIDIVVLEFFRELVELNVSSKIWLATETWSLSKDIYDLPNMKNLGVVLGIALKYVNIPGFDEYLMNVYYQNRSSLGKSREDESCNQNCDKCLNTSLSNFLGASDKKVSFSIYTAVYAVAHALHKVLGCNETVCKKKEVYPWQITEALGQVNFSLLNNEISFDKYGDSPTGYDIVFWNWLGGAPFQTVGTYTPLGNLNIKSDEINWQTGNNVTPSSVCSSDCLPGQEKQQKGLYKCCFICVSCAAGTYLHMNGTCVNCSEDQWSTERSTFCYNKTSRFLMWSEVMTIALFVTTLLGILLTVIVFVTFIVHLSSPVVKAAGGRMCFLMLTSMMVAYLSILAYLGKPDVIKCTLRYPIYNIALTICFSYISIRSFQIVCTFKMASKLPATYDYWVKQNGQYICLAFLSGVQIFISGLWVFTNPPNATTKALSSDEVLLDCSNFKTVYNILQYSYNALLSLLCFTFSYMGKELPKNYSEAKCIAFAMLIYFVVCISLFTSLLIDVGEYAILINAGLALASLMGITGGYFFPKCYVIFWKPQFNTTKHFQKTIQSYTKRGSGSTK; encoded by the exons ATGAGATTTGCACTGGAGGAGATTAACAACAGTAGCAATCTTCTACCAAACATAAATTTGGGATATAATATATTTGACGCTTGTTATGTGTATAACAACATCCAGCCAGCTCTGAATTTCATGTCACGGGACTACATCATCGACCCTGCAAATAGTTTTACACAATACATCCCCAATGTGATCTCTGTGATTGGTCCAGATACAAGTGATGCTGCTGAGACCACTGCCGACCTTTTTAATCTACTGCTTCTCCCACAA ATCAATATTTTTGCCACCAGCAAGAAGATGAGTGAACTGAGCCTGCCGTCCTGCTTCCAGACCATTCCTAGCAGCAGGGTGCAGCAGCAAGCCATCAGAGATATCCTCAACTATTTCAATTGGACTTGGATTGCTGTGCTGGGAAGCTTGGACTTATATGGATTTGAAGGAGTGCAGCAGTTTCTAGAATTTACAGAGGATACAAATATTTGCATCGCATATAAAGGCTTTATACCCATTAAAGTACTGGGCAAAGAGGTAGAGTGGGAAAATGACATACATAACATTGTCTCCAATATCACCCTTACTAATGTCAATGTCGTCTTAGTGTTCTCCATAGACATTGTCGTTCTGGAGTTTTTCAGAGAGTTGGTGGAACTGAATGTTTCATCAAAGATCTGGCTGGCCACAGAGACTTGGTCATTGTCTAAGGACATTTATGATTTACCCAATATGAAGAACTTAGGGGTGGTTCTTGGCATTGCTCTAAAATATGTGAATATCCCAGGCTTCGATGAATATCTTATGAATGTATACTATCAAAACAGGAGCAGTTTGGGAAAGTCAAGAGAAGACGAAAGCTGCAACCAGAACTGTGATAAATGCCTCAATACATCTCTGAGTAACTTTTTGGGTGCCTCAGATAAAAAAGTCAGCTTCAGTATCTACACGGCTGTGTATGCGGTGGCACATGCCCTACATAAAGTGCTTGGTTGTAATGAAACGGTCTGCAAGAAAAAAGAGGTCTACCCATGGCAG ATCACTGAAGCTCTGGGACAAGTGAACTTTTCATTGCTGAACAATGAAATAAGTTTCGACAAATATGGCGATTCTCCTACCGGATATGACATTGTCTTCTGGAACTGGTTGGGAGGAGCCCCGTTTCAGACTGTTGGGACTTATACTCCGCTAGGAAACCTCAATATCAAGTCGGACGAGATTAATTGGCAAACAGGAAACAATGTG ACGCCTTCATCTGTGTGTTCTTCTGACTGCTTACCAGGGCAGGAAAAACAGCAAAAAGGACTATACAAATGCTGTTTTATATGTGTCAGCTGTGCTGCCGGAACCTACCTACATATGAATG gTACCTGTGTGAACTGCAGTGAAGATCAGTGGTCCACTGAGAGAAGTACCTTCTGCTATAATAAAACCAGCCGATTTTTGATGTGGAGTGAAGTGATGACCATAGCGTTATTTGTGACAACTCTCTTAGGGATATTGCTTACAGTCATTGTCTTTGTGACCTTCATTGTCCACTTATCTAGTCCAGTGGTGAAGGCTGCAGGTGGTAGGATGTGCTTCCTGATGCTAACATCAATGATGGTGGCCTATCTTAGCATCTTGGCCTATCTTGGAAAGCCTGATGTAATTAAATGCACACTGAGATATCCTATCTACAACATTGCCCTCACCATCTGCTTCTCCTATATTTCCATACGGTCCTTTCAGATAGTCTGTACATTTAAGATGGCTTCAAAGTTGCCAGCCACCTATGACTACTGGGTAAAACAGAACGGGCAGTACATCTGTTTGGCCTTTCTTTCAGGTGTTCAGATCTTTATCTCAGGTCTGTGGGTTTTCACCAACCCTCCTAATGCAACTACAAAGGCATTGAGCTCAGATGAAGTTCTCTTGGACTGCAGCAACTTTAAAACAGTCTACAATATCCTACAGTACAGTTATAATGCTCTTCTCAGTCTTCTATGTTTTACATTTTCTTACATGGGCAAAGAATTGCCCAAAAACTACAGTGAAGCCAAATGTATTGCTTTTGCCATGTTGATTTATTTTGTGGTCTGCATCTCCTTGTTTACTTCTCTACTCATTGATGTGGGGGAGTATGCCATCCTAATCAACGCAGGCCTAGCTTTAGCCAGTCTTATGGGTATTACAGGAGGTTATTTCTTTCCAAAATGCTATGTTATATTCTGGAAGCCTCAATTTAATACAACAAAGCACTTCCAAAAAACCATTCAATCCTACAccaagagagggagtgggagcACGAAGTAA